One Loxodonta africana isolate mLoxAfr1 chromosome 4, mLoxAfr1.hap2, whole genome shotgun sequence genomic region harbors:
- the LOC100662917 gene encoding olfactory receptor 8S1-like, which produces MASRNHSTITEFILLGLSADPKMQALLFVLFLGVYLLTMLGNLMMLLVIRTDSHLHTPMYFFLNHLSFVDLCFSSVTVPKMLENLLSQKKTISVKGCPAQIFFVLITGGTEICLLSVTAYDHYAAICHPLLYGQVMSKQRCVQLVCGSWALGFLNRLINVPLAMKMDFCDTYIIPHYSCELPSIFLLSCSDVSTNFLVMLCSTIPHALTTFLSIFFSYIHIIFTILSITSTTGRNKAFSTCSSHLTAVIFFYGSGFLRYFMPTSGSALELIFSVQYGLITPMLNPLIYSLKNKEVKAAVRRTLGKYLQCVQWQNKEKG; this is translated from the coding sequence ATGGCCTCAAGGAACCACAGCACCATCACTGAGTTCATCCTCCTTGGACTGTCTGCTGACCCCAAGATGCAGGCTCTACTCTTTGTGCTCTTCCTGGGGGTTTACCTCCTGACCATGCTGGGGAACCTGATGATGCTGCTGGTCATCAGGACTGATTCTCatctccacacacccatgtacttcttcctgaatcacctttctttcgtTGATCTCTGCTTTTCTTCAGTCACAGTGCCCAAGATGCTGGAGAACCTCCTGTCTCAGAAGAAAACCATCTCAGTAAAGGGCTGCCCGGCTCAGATATTCTTTGTGCTTATCACTGGAGGGACTGAAATCTGTCTTCTCTCAGTGACGGCCTATGACCATTATGCTGCCATCTGCCACCCTCTGCTCTATGGCCAGGTGATGAGTAAACAGCGGTGTGTGCAACTTGTGTGTGGCTCATGGGCCCTGGGCTTTCTGAACAGGCTCATCAATGTCCCTCTGGCAATGAAAATGGACTTCTGTGATACCTACATCATCCCACACTACAGCTGTGAGTTGCCTTCTATCTTCCTTCTGTCTTGCTCTGATGTCTCCACCAACTTCCTTGTCATGCTCTGTTCCACCATCCCACATGCACTTACAACTTTCCTTTCAATCTTTTTCTCCTACATTCACATCATCTTCACCATCCTTAGCATTACTTCCACTACCGGCAGAAACAAGGCATTCTCCACGTGCTCCTCCCACCTCACAGCAGTGATCTTCTTCTATGGGTCAGGTTTTCTCCGCTATTTCATGCCAACCTCAGGCTCAGCCCTTGAGTTGATCTTCTCTGTGCAGTATGGTCTGATCACTCCCATGCTGAATCCCCTCATCTACAGCCTGAAGAACAAGGAGGTGAAGGCAGCTGTGAGAAGAACTTTGGGAAAGTATTTACAATGTGTTCAGTGGCAGAATAAAGAGAAAGGGTGA
- the LOC100662638 gene encoding olfactory receptor 8S1-like, which yields MALRNHSTITKFILLGLSVDSKIQALLFVLFLGIYFLTMLGNLMMLLVIRTDSHLHTPMYFFLSHLSFIDLCFSSVTVPKMLENLLSQKKTISVRGCLAQVFFMFIIGGTEACLLSAMAYDRYAAICHPLLYGQVMSKRWCVQLVWGSWGLGFLDTLINVPLAMKMDFCDTYIIPHYSCELPSIFLLSCSDVSTNFLVMLCSTIPHGLITFLSIFFSYIHIIFTILSITSTSGRNKAFSTCSSHLTAVIFFYGSAFLRYFIPASGSPLELIFSVQYGVITPMLNPLIYSLKNKEVKAAVKRTLGKYLSCFQWQNKEKG from the coding sequence ATGGCCTTGAGGAACCACAGTACCATTACCAAGTTCATCCTCCTCGGGCTGTCTGTTGACTCCAAAATCCAGGCTCTACTCTTTGTGCTCTTCCTGGGGATTTACTTCCTGACAATGCTGGGGAACCTGATGATGCTGCTGGTCATCAGGACTGATTCTCAcctccacacacccatgtacttcttcctgagTCACCTCTCTTTTATTGATCTGTGCTTTTCTTCAGTCACAGTGCCCAAAATGCTGGAGAACCTCCTGTCTCAGAAGAAAACCATCTCGGTAAGGGGCTGCCTGGCTCAGGTCTTCTTCATGTTTATCATTGGAGGGACTGAAGCCTGTCTTCTTTCAGcaatggcctatgatcgctatgCTGCCATCTGCCACCCTCTGCTCTACGGCCAGGTGATGAGTAAACGGTGGTGTGTGCAACTTGTGTGGGGCTCATGGGGCTTAGGCTTTCTGGACACGCTCATCAATGTCCCTCTGGCAATGAAAATGGACTTCTGTGATACCTACATCATCCCACACTACAGCTGTGAGTTGCCCTCTATCTTCCTTCTGTCTTGCTCTGATGTCTCCACCAACTTCCTTGTCATGCTCTGTTCCACCATCCCACATGGACTGATAACTTTCCTTTCAATCTTTTTCTCCTACATTCACATTATCTTCACCATCCTTAGTATCACCTCCACTTCTGGCAGAAACAAGGCATTCTCCACGTGCTCCTCCCACCTCACTGCAGTGATCTTCTTCTATGGGTCAGCTTTTCTCCGCTATTTCATTCCAGCCTCAGGCTCGCCCCTTGAGTTGATCTTCTCTGTGCAGTATggtgtgatcactcccatgctGAATCCCCTCATCTACAGCCTGAAGAACAAGGAGGTCAAGGCAGCTGTGAAAAGAACACTGGGAAAGTATTTATCATGTTTTCAGTGGCAGAATAAAGAGAAAGGATGA
- the LOC100662355 gene encoding olfactory receptor 8S1-like, with protein MALRNHSTITEFILLGLPADPKIQALLFVLFLGIYLLTMMGNLIMLLVIRTDSHLHTPMYFFLSHLSFIDLCFSSVIVPKMLKNLLSQKKTISVKGCLAQIFFVLTIGGTEDCILSVMAYDRYAAICHPLLYGQVMSKQRCVQLVRGSWSLGFLDTFINVLLAMKMDFCDTYIIPHYSCELPSIFLLSCSDVSTNFLVMLCSTIPHGLVTFLSIFFSYIHIIFTILSITSTSGRNKAFSTCSSHLTAVIFFYGSAFLRYFIPASGSPLELIFSVQYGVITPMLNPLIYSLKNKEVKAAVKRTLGKYLSCFQWQNKEKG; from the coding sequence ATGGCCTTGAGGAACCACAGTACCATCACTGAGTTCATCCTCCTTGGGCTGCCTGCTGACCCCAAGATCCAGGCTCTACTCTTCGTGCTCTTCCTGGGGATTTACCTCCTGACCATGATGGGGAACCTGATTATGCTGCTGGTTATCAGGACTGATTCTCAcctccacacacccatgtacttcttcctgagTCACCTCTCTTTTATTGATCTCTGCTTTTCTTCAGTCATAGTGCCCAAGATGCTGAAGAACCTCCTGTCTCAGAAGAAAACCATTTCAGTAAAGGGCTGCCTGGCTCAGATATTCTTTGTGCTTACCATTGGAGGGACTGAAGACTGTATTCTttcagtgatggcctatgaccgctatgctgCCATCTGCCACCCTCTGCTCTATGGCCAGGTAATGAGTAAACAGCGGTGTGTGCAGCTTGTGCGTGGCTCATGGAGCCTGGGCTTTCTGGACACATTCATCAATGTCCTTCTGGCAATGAAAATGGACTTTTGTGATACCTACATCATCCCACACTACAGCTGTGAGTTGCCCTCTATCTTCCTTCTGTCTTGCTCTGATGTCTCCACCAACTTCCTTGTCATGCTCTGTTCCACCATCCCACATGGACTGGTAACTTTCCTTTCAATCTTTTTCTCCTACATTCACATCATCTTCACCATCCTTAGTATCACCTCCACTTCTGGCAGAAACAAGGCATTCTCCACGTGCTCCTCCCACCTCACTGCAGTGATCTTCTTCTATGGGTCAGCTTTTCTCCGCTATTTCATTCCAGCCTCAGGCTCGCCCCTTGAGTTGATCTTCTCTGTGCAGTATggtgtgatcactcccatgctGAATCCCCTCATCTACAGCCTGAAGAACAAGGAGGTCAAGGCAGCTGTGAAAAGAACACTGGGAAAGTATTTATCATGTTTTCAGTGGCAGAATAAAGAGAAAGGATGA